A single genomic interval of uncultured Pseudodesulfovibrio sp. harbors:
- a CDS encoding nucleotide pyrophosphohydrolase, which translates to MDSLKQLDDRHRKFVEDRHWQKHQSPKNLAMALTVEVGELVEHFMWLTRDESWKVEGKKKEAVAEELADCLIYLTRLSGELGIDLVAAAHEKCEKNERKYPVEEFQEGDRRPHEYKDKDKY; encoded by the coding sequence ATGGATTCTTTGAAACAACTCGATGACCGGCACCGAAAATTCGTTGAAGACCGGCATTGGCAGAAACACCAGTCTCCCAAGAATCTTGCCATGGCGTTGACCGTGGAAGTGGGCGAACTGGTGGAGCATTTCATGTGGCTGACCCGCGATGAAAGCTGGAAAGTCGAAGGGAAGAAAAAAGAGGCCGTGGCCGAAGAACTGGCCGACTGTCTCATTTATCTCACCCGCCTTTCCGGGGAACTCGGTATTGATCTGGTTGCCGCGGCCCATGAAAAATGCGAGAAAAATGAGCGCAAGTACCCTGTGGAAGAATTTCAGGAAGGCGACCGCCGCCCCCACGAGTACAAGGACAAAGATAAATATTAA
- the queD gene encoding 6-carboxytetrahydropterin synthase QueD, whose translation MPGKWRLTITQDFSASHQLRNYGGKCENMHGHNFGVEVVVEGTKLDERVQYLVDFKDIKRRTKDVLEKLDHRHLNEVECFVEINPSSENIAMFIYKELKDNMPENVTLAEVSVSEKESSKATYWEE comes from the coding sequence ATGCCCGGTAAATGGCGCCTCACGATAACTCAGGATTTTTCAGCATCGCATCAACTGCGTAACTACGGCGGCAAATGCGAAAACATGCACGGCCACAACTTCGGCGTCGAAGTGGTGGTCGAAGGGACGAAGCTGGACGAAAGAGTCCAATATCTCGTCGACTTCAAGGACATCAAGCGCCGCACCAAGGATGTGCTGGAAAAGCTCGACCACAGGCATCTCAATGAAGTCGAGTGCTTTGTCGAGATCAACCCATCTTCCGAGAACATCGCCATGTTCATATATAAGGAATTGAAGGACAACATGCCCGAGAACGTCACCCTTGCCGAAGTCTCTGTTTCGGAAAAGGAATCGTCCAAGGCGACCTACTGGGAAGAATAG
- the dtd gene encoding D-aminoacyl-tRNA deacylase: protein MRIVLQRVTDAKVTVNDTVVGEIGTGLLALVGFGKSDTADLATAPVWKKMIDKVLNLRIFTDDDDKLNNSLCDISGDILLVSQFTLYADCKKGRRPSFSGSCPPDIAAPLFDRLVADVRSAAPGQVATGEFGEEMFLDFTNWGPVTIILDSDEM, encoded by the coding sequence ATGCGAATAGTCCTTCAACGCGTCACCGACGCGAAAGTCACCGTGAACGACACCGTTGTCGGCGAGATCGGCACCGGCCTGCTCGCCCTTGTCGGATTCGGCAAAAGCGACACCGCCGATCTTGCAACCGCGCCCGTCTGGAAAAAGATGATCGACAAGGTACTCAATCTGCGTATCTTCACGGACGATGACGACAAGCTCAACAACTCGCTCTGTGACATCTCCGGAGACATCCTGCTCGTCTCGCAGTTCACGCTGTATGCGGACTGCAAAAAAGGACGCCGCCCGTCATTTTCCGGTTCATGCCCGCCCGACATAGCCGCCCCTCTGTTCGACAGGCTGGTGGCTGACGTGCGTTCCGCCGCGCCCGGTCAAGTCGCAACCGGCGAGTTCGGCGAGGAAATGTTTCTCGACTTCACCAACTGGGGACCGGTAACCATCATCCTCGACTCCGACGAGATGTAG
- a CDS encoding sensor domain-containing diguanylate cyclase — MTIKTKLLAVLSLILLSSFLATSLINYTVTRDAVREELLQSSLPLTGKNIYSEIHATMMVPSLVASSMANDTFLKDWVMRGEKDIHALSRYMSAINSKYGFISTFFVSSLTDIYYYQDGPLKKVNPRDPHDVWYYSFVYSKASHDIMVDTNQAKGHQLTIFINCRIEDERGRLLGVTGVGVNMDKAIDMLNQARKEYGRSVYLVDQDGLMQVHPNKDLIGKQYLDETEGIKGLAKTILKPHEKPVSLEYQADGKTILLSASYLPEFEWHLIVEQDEEKALSTARNNLYRTLGVGFTASLLIIFLCVLTINHFQSRLERMAKTDPLTGIANRRAFEERFHLAAYKADRYGNLFSIIVIDLDGFKKVNDIYGHLEGDKILKSIASSIDNSIRPADFLARWGGDEFIVLMDGDAENAKTLADRIRTAVTHSAQETIISLSCGAAQYENGDDLASITARADKAMYMAKSQGGDRVIAG; from the coding sequence ATGACGATCAAAACGAAACTGCTCGCAGTCCTGTCCCTGATTCTCCTGTCCTCTTTCCTTGCGACCAGTCTCATCAACTACACGGTGACGCGTGACGCCGTGCGCGAGGAGTTGCTCCAATCCTCGCTCCCGCTGACCGGCAAGAACATCTATTCGGAAATCCACGCCACCATGATGGTGCCGTCGCTCGTAGCCTCATCAATGGCCAACGACACATTCCTCAAAGACTGGGTGATGCGCGGCGAAAAGGATATCCACGCACTTTCCCGCTACATGAGTGCCATCAATTCCAAATACGGGTTCATCTCCACATTTTTCGTCTCGTCCCTCACAGACATTTATTATTATCAGGACGGTCCGCTGAAAAAAGTCAATCCGCGCGACCCGCATGACGTGTGGTACTACAGTTTCGTCTACTCCAAGGCCTCGCACGACATCATGGTGGATACCAATCAGGCCAAAGGCCACCAACTGACCATCTTCATCAACTGCCGGATTGAAGACGAGCGCGGCCGCCTGCTCGGTGTTACCGGCGTCGGGGTCAACATGGACAAGGCCATCGACATGCTCAATCAAGCCCGCAAGGAATATGGCCGCTCCGTATATCTTGTGGATCAGGACGGCCTGATGCAGGTTCATCCGAACAAGGACCTCATCGGCAAGCAATACCTTGATGAAACCGAGGGTATAAAAGGTTTGGCAAAAACCATCCTTAAGCCTCATGAAAAGCCCGTCAGCCTCGAATATCAGGCGGACGGGAAAACCATCCTGCTCTCGGCGAGCTATCTGCCGGAATTCGAATGGCATCTCATCGTAGAACAGGACGAAGAAAAAGCGCTTTCCACGGCTCGAAACAACCTTTACCGCACCCTCGGCGTCGGCTTTACCGCATCCCTGCTCATCATTTTCCTGTGCGTACTGACCATCAACCATTTCCAGTCGCGTCTTGAACGCATGGCGAAAACAGATCCGCTCACCGGCATCGCCAACCGCAGGGCCTTTGAGGAACGCTTCCATCTCGCTGCATACAAGGCGGACCGCTACGGCAATCTGTTCTCGATCATCGTCATCGACCTCGACGGGTTCAAGAAGGTCAACGACATCTACGGACACCTCGAAGGCGACAAAATTCTCAAGTCCATCGCGTCATCCATCGACAACAGCATCCGGCCTGCCGATTTTCTGGCTCGCTGGGGCGGCGATGAATTCATCGTGCTCATGGACGGCGATGCGGAAAACGCAAAAACTCTCGCCGACCGCATCAGGACAGCCGTCACCCACTCGGCACAGGAAACAATCATCTCCCTCAGTTGCGGTGCTGCCCAATACGAAAACGGCGACGATCTTGCCTCGATCACGGCCCGAGCGGACAAGGCAATGTACATGGCCAAGTCGCAGGGGGGAGACAGGGTGATTGCCGGCTAA